One genomic region from Equus asinus isolate D_3611 breed Donkey chromosome 8, EquAss-T2T_v2, whole genome shotgun sequence encodes:
- the LOC123287903 gene encoding cationic amino acid transporter 4-like isoform X1 yields MAQGLPSTASLARFCQKLNRRKTLEEPTTETSLQCHLTTLELTLLGVGAPVGMGLYLLMGTVAQEMAGPAVTVSFSVAAVASLLAALCYVEFEVRVPCTGSPYLFTYVSMGELWAFLVGWIVLLECLISGAAMARSWSHNLDSVFSHNIWRFTEAHVGIWQVPFLAQYPDFLAAGIILLASGYISSGGRISSWLNRTFLAISLVVILFIIILGFVLARPHNWSSEEGGFAPFGFSGIMTGAATCLYAFVGFGAIAASSKEARDPKRAVPMAITISLVLVAGAYILVSTVLTLMVPWHSLDPYWALSDAFYQRGYSWAGFIVAAGAICAINTLLLNLFLFLSLMVHAMAADGLFFQVFACMHSRTQVPVVGILVFGVLMALLALLLDLETLVQFISIGILLECTVLPTSIIIIRFQKAPPSSSQDPGSPVGTEQASAPEVGQLRPALRPYLSFLGGCRPGAAVAWALGVLVASAITLDCVLVFGDTALHLPPWGYTLLLVLSSATFLLSLLVLGAHQQQHRQDTFQVPMVPLTPALSILLNIFLMLHLSYLAWLYLSICLLIGLCHTCRTRSVFWLRHQAQQGEPAGAAKVDCPTRQPGGDGASPAAPQPGTSPGARPHGAACQSMRTTGGLPSLPHLLRSWRGWKLLLSRAARVYRPAHAGGPSRPQDLSPGAKLQVLGSGSWPALVWWTLPSTIQFMTNSGYLGRWSRVGREEARRPRDPQQ; encoded by the exons ATGGCCCAGGGGCTGCCCAGCACTGCCAGCCTGGCACGCTTCTGCCAGAAGCTGAATCGGCGGAAGACACTGGAGGAGCCCACCACAGAGACATCACTGCAGTGCCACCTGACCACGCTGGAACTGACCCTGCTGGGTGTGGGTGCCCCGGTGGGCATGGGCCTCTATTTGCTCATGGGCACCGTGGCTCAGGAGATGGCTGGCCCTGCAGTGACTGTGTCCTTCAGCGTGGCCGCTGTGGCCTCCCTGCTGGCAGCATTGTGTTATGTGGAGTTTGAAGTGCGTGTGCCCTGCACCGGCTCTCCCTACCTGTTCACCTATGTGTCCATGGGTGAGCTGTGGGCCTTCCTCGTTGGCTGGATTGTGCTTCTCGAGTGTCTCATTAGTGGAGCTGCCATGGCCCGCTCCTGGAGCCACAACCTAGATTCTGTCTTCAGCCACAACATCTGGAGATTCACCGAGGCCCATGTGGGCATCTGGCAGGTGCCCTTCTTGGCCCAGTACCCAGACTTCTTGGCAGCTGGCATCATACTTTTGGCTTCTGGATACATCTCTTCTGGAGGTCGCATCTCTTCTTGGCTCAACCGCACCTTCCTTGCCATCAGCCTGGTCGTTatcctcttcatcatcatcctGGGGTTTGTCCTGGCCCGCCCGCACAACTGGAGCTCTGAGGAGGGTGGCTTTGCGCCCTTCGGCTTCTCTGGCATCATGACTGGGGCTGCCACCTGCTTATATGCCTTCGTGGGCTTTGGTGCCATCGCTGCCTCCAGCAAGGAGGCCCGGGACCCAAAACGAGCAGTGCCTATGGCCATCACCATCTCTCTAGTCCTGGTGGCTGGTGCCTACATCCTCGTCTCCACAGTCCTCACGCTCATGGTGCCCTGGCACAGCCTGGACCCTTACTGGGCACTCAGTGATGCCTTCTATCAACGGGGCTACAGCTGGGCGGGCTTCATTGTGGCGGCTGGTGCAATCTGCG CCATCAACACTCTCCTGCTCAATCTCTTCTTGTTCCTGTCACTCATGGTCCATGCTATGGCTGCTGATGGGCTCTTCTTCCAAGTGTTTGCCTGCATGCACTCCCGGACACAGGTGCCTGTGGTGGGCATCCTGGTGTTTGGTGTCCTCATGGCTTTGCTGGCGCTGCTGCTGGACCTTGAGACACTGGTGCAGTTCATATCCATTGGGATACTGCTGGAATGTACTGTTTTGCCCACCAGCATTATCATTATACGCTTCCAAAAGGCACCTCCATCCAGTTCTCAGGACCCAGGCAGCCCTGTGGGCACTGAGCAGGCCTCAGCCCCTGAGGTCGGGCAGCTGCGACCAGCCCTGAGGCCCTACCTCAGCTTCCTGGGTGGGTGCAGGCCTGGAGCTGCTGTGGCTTGGGCACTCGGTGTCCTGGTGGCCTCAGCCATCACCTTGGACTGCGTGCTGGTCTTTGGGGACACGGCCCTGCACCTCCCGCCCTGGGGCTACACCCTGCTGCTCGTGCTCAGCTCCGCCACGTTTCTGCTCAGTCTCCTCGTCCTGGGGGCCCACCAGCAACAACACCGACAGGACACTTTTCAG GTTCCCATGGTGCCCCTGACTCCAGCCCTGAGCATCCTCCTCAACATCTTCCTCATGCTGCACCTGAGCTACCTGGCCTGGCTGTACCTCTCTATCTGTCTGCTGATCG GTTTGTGCCACACCTGCAGGACTCGCAGTGTATTTTGGCTACGGCATCAGGCACAGCAAGGAGAACCAGCGGGAGCGGCCAAGGTTGACTGTCCCACACGGCAGCCTGGAGGAGATGGtgccagccctgcagccccccAGCCAGGCACCAGCCCAGGAGCCCGACCACACGGAGCAGCCTGCCAGTCCATGAGGACCACAGggggcctgccctccctcccccacctcctcaggAGCTGGAGGGGCTGGAAGCTCCTTCTATCCAGGGCAGCTCGGGTTTACAGGCCTGCCCATGCCGGGGGCCCCTCAAGACCTCAGGAccttagcccaggtgccaagctTCAAGTCCTTGGGAGTGGGTCGTGGCCAGCACTGGTGTGGTGGACTCTGCCCAGCACCATCCAGTTTATGACCAACTCCGGCTACCTGGGCAGGTGGAGTAGGGTGGGCAGGGAAGAGGCCCGCAGACCCAGGGATCCACAGCAATAA
- the LOC123287903 gene encoding cationic amino acid transporter 4-like isoform X2 translates to MAQGLPSTASLARFCQKLNRRKTLEEPTTETSLQCHLTTLELTLLGVGAPVGMGLYLLMGTVAQEMAGPAVTVSFSVAAVASLLAALCYVEFEVRVPCTGSPYLFTYVSMGELWAFLVGWIVLLECLISGAAMARSWSHNLDSVFSHNIWRFTEAHVGIWQVPFLAQYPDFLAAGIILLASGYISSGGRISSWLNRTFLAISLVVILFIIILGFVLARPHNWSSEEGGFAPFGFSGIMTGAATCLYAFVGFGAIAASSKEARDPKRAVPMAITISLVLVAGAYILVSTVLTLMVPWHSLDPYWALSDAFYQRGYSWAGFIVAAGAICAINTLLLNLFLFLSLMVHAMAADGLFFQVFACMHSRTQVPVVGILVFGVLMALLALLLDLETLVQFISIGILLECTVLPTSIIIIRFQKAPPSSSQDPGSPVGTEQASAPEVGQLRPALRPYLSFLGGCRPGAAVAWALGVLVASAITLDCVLVFGDTALHLPPWGYTLLLVLSSATFLLSLLVLGAHQQQHRQDTFQVPMVPLTPALSILLNIFLMLHLSYLAWLYLSICLLIGLAVYFGYGIRHSKENQRERPRLTVPHGSLEEMVPALQPPSQAPAQEPDHTEQPASP, encoded by the exons ATGGCCCAGGGGCTGCCCAGCACTGCCAGCCTGGCACGCTTCTGCCAGAAGCTGAATCGGCGGAAGACACTGGAGGAGCCCACCACAGAGACATCACTGCAGTGCCACCTGACCACGCTGGAACTGACCCTGCTGGGTGTGGGTGCCCCGGTGGGCATGGGCCTCTATTTGCTCATGGGCACCGTGGCTCAGGAGATGGCTGGCCCTGCAGTGACTGTGTCCTTCAGCGTGGCCGCTGTGGCCTCCCTGCTGGCAGCATTGTGTTATGTGGAGTTTGAAGTGCGTGTGCCCTGCACCGGCTCTCCCTACCTGTTCACCTATGTGTCCATGGGTGAGCTGTGGGCCTTCCTCGTTGGCTGGATTGTGCTTCTCGAGTGTCTCATTAGTGGAGCTGCCATGGCCCGCTCCTGGAGCCACAACCTAGATTCTGTCTTCAGCCACAACATCTGGAGATTCACCGAGGCCCATGTGGGCATCTGGCAGGTGCCCTTCTTGGCCCAGTACCCAGACTTCTTGGCAGCTGGCATCATACTTTTGGCTTCTGGATACATCTCTTCTGGAGGTCGCATCTCTTCTTGGCTCAACCGCACCTTCCTTGCCATCAGCCTGGTCGTTatcctcttcatcatcatcctGGGGTTTGTCCTGGCCCGCCCGCACAACTGGAGCTCTGAGGAGGGTGGCTTTGCGCCCTTCGGCTTCTCTGGCATCATGACTGGGGCTGCCACCTGCTTATATGCCTTCGTGGGCTTTGGTGCCATCGCTGCCTCCAGCAAGGAGGCCCGGGACCCAAAACGAGCAGTGCCTATGGCCATCACCATCTCTCTAGTCCTGGTGGCTGGTGCCTACATCCTCGTCTCCACAGTCCTCACGCTCATGGTGCCCTGGCACAGCCTGGACCCTTACTGGGCACTCAGTGATGCCTTCTATCAACGGGGCTACAGCTGGGCGGGCTTCATTGTGGCGGCTGGTGCAATCTGCG CCATCAACACTCTCCTGCTCAATCTCTTCTTGTTCCTGTCACTCATGGTCCATGCTATGGCTGCTGATGGGCTCTTCTTCCAAGTGTTTGCCTGCATGCACTCCCGGACACAGGTGCCTGTGGTGGGCATCCTGGTGTTTGGTGTCCTCATGGCTTTGCTGGCGCTGCTGCTGGACCTTGAGACACTGGTGCAGTTCATATCCATTGGGATACTGCTGGAATGTACTGTTTTGCCCACCAGCATTATCATTATACGCTTCCAAAAGGCACCTCCATCCAGTTCTCAGGACCCAGGCAGCCCTGTGGGCACTGAGCAGGCCTCAGCCCCTGAGGTCGGGCAGCTGCGACCAGCCCTGAGGCCCTACCTCAGCTTCCTGGGTGGGTGCAGGCCTGGAGCTGCTGTGGCTTGGGCACTCGGTGTCCTGGTGGCCTCAGCCATCACCTTGGACTGCGTGCTGGTCTTTGGGGACACGGCCCTGCACCTCCCGCCCTGGGGCTACACCCTGCTGCTCGTGCTCAGCTCCGCCACGTTTCTGCTCAGTCTCCTCGTCCTGGGGGCCCACCAGCAACAACACCGACAGGACACTTTTCAG GTTCCCATGGTGCCCCTGACTCCAGCCCTGAGCATCCTCCTCAACATCTTCCTCATGCTGCACCTGAGCTACCTGGCCTGGCTGTACCTCTCTATCTGTCTGCTGATCG GACTCGCAGTGTATTTTGGCTACGGCATCAGGCACAGCAAGGAGAACCAGCGGGAGCGGCCAAGGTTGACTGTCCCACACGGCAGCCTGGAGGAGATGGtgccagccctgcagccccccAGCCAGGCACCAGCCCAGGAGCCCGACCACACGGAGCAGCCTGCCAGTCCATGA
- the LOC123287903 gene encoding cationic amino acid transporter 4-like isoform X4 codes for MAQGLPSTASLARFCQKLNRRKTLEEPTTETSLQCHLTTLELTLLGVGAPVGMGLYLLMGTVAQEMAGPAVTVSFSVAAVASLLAALCYVEFEVRVPCTGSPYLFTYVSMGELWAFLVGWIVLLECLISGAAMARSWSHNLDSVFSHNIWRFTEAHVGIWQVPFLAQYPDFLAAGIILLASGYISSGGRISSWLNRTFLAISLVVILFIIILGFVLARPHNWSSEEGGFAPFGFSGIMTGAATCLYAFVGFGAIAASSKEARDPKRAVPMAITISLVLVAGAYILVSTVLTLMVPWHSLDPYWALSDAFYQRGYSWAGFIVAAGAICGSHGAPDSSPEHPPQHLPHAAPELPGLAVPLYLSADRTRSVFWLRHQAQQGEPAGAAKVDCPTRQPGGDGASPAAPQPGTSPGARPHGAACQSMRTTGGLPSLPHLLRSWRGWKLLLSRAARVYRPAHAGGPSRPQDLSPGAKLQVLGSGSWPALVWWTLPSTIQFMTNSGYLGRWSRVGREEARRPRDPQQ; via the exons ATGGCCCAGGGGCTGCCCAGCACTGCCAGCCTGGCACGCTTCTGCCAGAAGCTGAATCGGCGGAAGACACTGGAGGAGCCCACCACAGAGACATCACTGCAGTGCCACCTGACCACGCTGGAACTGACCCTGCTGGGTGTGGGTGCCCCGGTGGGCATGGGCCTCTATTTGCTCATGGGCACCGTGGCTCAGGAGATGGCTGGCCCTGCAGTGACTGTGTCCTTCAGCGTGGCCGCTGTGGCCTCCCTGCTGGCAGCATTGTGTTATGTGGAGTTTGAAGTGCGTGTGCCCTGCACCGGCTCTCCCTACCTGTTCACCTATGTGTCCATGGGTGAGCTGTGGGCCTTCCTCGTTGGCTGGATTGTGCTTCTCGAGTGTCTCATTAGTGGAGCTGCCATGGCCCGCTCCTGGAGCCACAACCTAGATTCTGTCTTCAGCCACAACATCTGGAGATTCACCGAGGCCCATGTGGGCATCTGGCAGGTGCCCTTCTTGGCCCAGTACCCAGACTTCTTGGCAGCTGGCATCATACTTTTGGCTTCTGGATACATCTCTTCTGGAGGTCGCATCTCTTCTTGGCTCAACCGCACCTTCCTTGCCATCAGCCTGGTCGTTatcctcttcatcatcatcctGGGGTTTGTCCTGGCCCGCCCGCACAACTGGAGCTCTGAGGAGGGTGGCTTTGCGCCCTTCGGCTTCTCTGGCATCATGACTGGGGCTGCCACCTGCTTATATGCCTTCGTGGGCTTTGGTGCCATCGCTGCCTCCAGCAAGGAGGCCCGGGACCCAAAACGAGCAGTGCCTATGGCCATCACCATCTCTCTAGTCCTGGTGGCTGGTGCCTACATCCTCGTCTCCACAGTCCTCACGCTCATGGTGCCCTGGCACAGCCTGGACCCTTACTGGGCACTCAGTGATGCCTTCTATCAACGGGGCTACAGCTGGGCGGGCTTCATTGTGGCGGCTGGTGCAATCTGCG GTTCCCATGGTGCCCCTGACTCCAGCCCTGAGCATCCTCCTCAACATCTTCCTCATGCTGCACCTGAGCTACCTGGCCTGGCTGTACCTCTCTATCTGTCTGCTGATCG GACTCGCAGTGTATTTTGGCTACGGCATCAGGCACAGCAAGGAGAACCAGCGGGAGCGGCCAAGGTTGACTGTCCCACACGGCAGCCTGGAGGAGATGGtgccagccctgcagccccccAGCCAGGCACCAGCCCAGGAGCCCGACCACACGGAGCAGCCTGCCAGTCCATGAGGACCACAGggggcctgccctccctcccccacctcctcaggAGCTGGAGGGGCTGGAAGCTCCTTCTATCCAGGGCAGCTCGGGTTTACAGGCCTGCCCATGCCGGGGGCCCCTCAAGACCTCAGGAccttagcccaggtgccaagctTCAAGTCCTTGGGAGTGGGTCGTGGCCAGCACTGGTGTGGTGGACTCTGCCCAGCACCATCCAGTTTATGACCAACTCCGGCTACCTGGGCAGGTGGAGTAGGGTGGGCAGGGAAGAGGCCCGCAGACCCAGGGATCCACAGCAATAA
- the LOC123287903 gene encoding cationic amino acid transporter 4-like isoform X3: MAQGLPSTASLARFCQKLNRRKTLEEPTTETSLQCHLTTLELTLLGVGAPVGMGLYLLMGTVAQEMAGPAVTVSFSVAAVASLLAALCYVEFEVRVPCTGSPYLFTYVSMGELWAFLVGWIVLLECLISGAAMARSWSHNLDSVFSHNIWRFTEAHVGIWQVPFLAQYPDFLAAGIILLASGYISSGGRISSWLNRTFLAISLVVILFIIILGFVLARPHNWSSEEGGFAPFGFSGIMTGAATCLYAFVGFGAIAASSKEARDPKRAVPMAITISLVLVAGAYILVSTVLTLMVPWHSLDPYWALSDAFYQRGYSWAGFIVAAGAICAINTLLLNLFLFLSLMVHAMAADGLFFQVFACMHSRTQVPVVGILVFGVLMALLALLLDLETLVQFISIGILLECTVLPTSIIIIRFQKAPPSSSQDPGSPVGTEQASAPEVGQLRPALRPYLSFLGGCRPGAAVAWALGVLVASAITLDCVLVFGDTALHLPPWGYTLLLVLSSATFLLSLLVLGAHQQQHRQDTFQVPMVPLTPALSILLNIFLMLHLSYLAWLYLSICLLIGKLHPESPGCLIQWSRRS, encoded by the exons ATGGCCCAGGGGCTGCCCAGCACTGCCAGCCTGGCACGCTTCTGCCAGAAGCTGAATCGGCGGAAGACACTGGAGGAGCCCACCACAGAGACATCACTGCAGTGCCACCTGACCACGCTGGAACTGACCCTGCTGGGTGTGGGTGCCCCGGTGGGCATGGGCCTCTATTTGCTCATGGGCACCGTGGCTCAGGAGATGGCTGGCCCTGCAGTGACTGTGTCCTTCAGCGTGGCCGCTGTGGCCTCCCTGCTGGCAGCATTGTGTTATGTGGAGTTTGAAGTGCGTGTGCCCTGCACCGGCTCTCCCTACCTGTTCACCTATGTGTCCATGGGTGAGCTGTGGGCCTTCCTCGTTGGCTGGATTGTGCTTCTCGAGTGTCTCATTAGTGGAGCTGCCATGGCCCGCTCCTGGAGCCACAACCTAGATTCTGTCTTCAGCCACAACATCTGGAGATTCACCGAGGCCCATGTGGGCATCTGGCAGGTGCCCTTCTTGGCCCAGTACCCAGACTTCTTGGCAGCTGGCATCATACTTTTGGCTTCTGGATACATCTCTTCTGGAGGTCGCATCTCTTCTTGGCTCAACCGCACCTTCCTTGCCATCAGCCTGGTCGTTatcctcttcatcatcatcctGGGGTTTGTCCTGGCCCGCCCGCACAACTGGAGCTCTGAGGAGGGTGGCTTTGCGCCCTTCGGCTTCTCTGGCATCATGACTGGGGCTGCCACCTGCTTATATGCCTTCGTGGGCTTTGGTGCCATCGCTGCCTCCAGCAAGGAGGCCCGGGACCCAAAACGAGCAGTGCCTATGGCCATCACCATCTCTCTAGTCCTGGTGGCTGGTGCCTACATCCTCGTCTCCACAGTCCTCACGCTCATGGTGCCCTGGCACAGCCTGGACCCTTACTGGGCACTCAGTGATGCCTTCTATCAACGGGGCTACAGCTGGGCGGGCTTCATTGTGGCGGCTGGTGCAATCTGCG CCATCAACACTCTCCTGCTCAATCTCTTCTTGTTCCTGTCACTCATGGTCCATGCTATGGCTGCTGATGGGCTCTTCTTCCAAGTGTTTGCCTGCATGCACTCCCGGACACAGGTGCCTGTGGTGGGCATCCTGGTGTTTGGTGTCCTCATGGCTTTGCTGGCGCTGCTGCTGGACCTTGAGACACTGGTGCAGTTCATATCCATTGGGATACTGCTGGAATGTACTGTTTTGCCCACCAGCATTATCATTATACGCTTCCAAAAGGCACCTCCATCCAGTTCTCAGGACCCAGGCAGCCCTGTGGGCACTGAGCAGGCCTCAGCCCCTGAGGTCGGGCAGCTGCGACCAGCCCTGAGGCCCTACCTCAGCTTCCTGGGTGGGTGCAGGCCTGGAGCTGCTGTGGCTTGGGCACTCGGTGTCCTGGTGGCCTCAGCCATCACCTTGGACTGCGTGCTGGTCTTTGGGGACACGGCCCTGCACCTCCCGCCCTGGGGCTACACCCTGCTGCTCGTGCTCAGCTCCGCCACGTTTCTGCTCAGTCTCCTCGTCCTGGGGGCCCACCAGCAACAACACCGACAGGACACTTTTCAG GTTCCCATGGTGCCCCTGACTCCAGCCCTGAGCATCCTCCTCAACATCTTCCTCATGCTGCACCTGAGCTACCTGGCCTGGCTGTACCTCTCTATCTGTCTGCTGATCG